One Gemmatimonadetes bacterium SCN 70-22 DNA window includes the following coding sequences:
- a CDS encoding copper resistance protein CopA — MKDHLSDRLEAAARAPLSRRRFLQSTSALGLLAGAEALLPSYARTAPNGRAAQPLQPRMIDGVAVYDLAIAETPFEIAGRRTTAVTINGTVPGPLLQLREGQETILRVSNRLKEDTSIHWHGVLLPPEMDGVPGVSFPGIVAGSTFEYRFPLKQYGSYWYHSHSGLQEQLGHYGPLVIEPQDGYPYQFDREYFVVLSDWTFENPYRVLEKLKKQPDYYNFQKRTVFDFFGDVAKRGFRSTVRDRLMWAGMRMNPTDLNDVTGATYTYLVNGMAPVSNWTGLFRPGERVLLHFVNAAAATYFDVRIPGLPMTLVQASGQYVQPVETDEFRIEIAQTFDVIVEPTEDRAYTVFAESMDRSGYARGTLAPREGMSAEVPPRRPRPVLTMADMGMDHDEMAGMDHSQMPGMGQTPPTADTARSAAAPRDTSAMTDHAGHDMNAMAKAETVDQAKYAIAGIVRTSGLRSPGTVPGMLEHEANRHGPGNAAVPMMVQSRLSEPGLGLGDDGWRVLRYTDVRALKPRPDFRAPEREIELHLTGNMERFMWSIDGVAFKDSEPIRFKYGERLRFTMVNDTMMNHPMHLHGMWMELENGHGELIPRVHTVNVKPAERLSLLITADAPGMWAFHCHILYHMEVGMFRVVEVSQPGQPRTTEQHHHES, encoded by the coding sequence ATGAAGGACCACCTGAGCGACCGATTGGAGGCCGCCGCACGCGCGCCGCTGTCGCGCCGCCGATTCCTGCAATCGACCAGTGCCCTCGGGCTGCTCGCCGGCGCCGAGGCGCTGCTGCCCAGTTACGCGCGTACGGCGCCCAACGGACGCGCGGCGCAGCCACTCCAGCCACGGATGATCGATGGGGTCGCCGTGTACGACCTGGCGATCGCCGAGACGCCGTTCGAGATCGCGGGGCGTCGCACGACGGCGGTCACCATCAACGGAACCGTCCCGGGTCCGCTCCTCCAGCTCCGCGAGGGGCAGGAGACGATCCTCCGTGTGTCCAATCGGCTGAAGGAGGATACCTCCATCCACTGGCACGGTGTGCTTCTGCCGCCAGAGATGGATGGCGTACCCGGCGTGAGCTTTCCCGGCATCGTTGCGGGCTCGACATTCGAGTACCGATTCCCTCTGAAGCAGTACGGCTCCTATTGGTACCACAGCCACTCGGGTCTTCAGGAGCAGCTCGGTCACTACGGGCCGCTCGTCATCGAGCCTCAGGATGGCTACCCGTACCAGTTCGACCGGGAGTATTTCGTCGTGCTCTCGGACTGGACGTTCGAGAACCCATACCGCGTGCTGGAGAAGCTCAAGAAGCAGCCGGACTACTACAACTTCCAGAAGCGCACAGTCTTCGACTTTTTTGGGGACGTCGCGAAGCGCGGCTTCAGGTCCACTGTTCGGGATCGACTCATGTGGGCGGGAATGCGCATGAACCCGACGGACCTCAACGACGTCACCGGCGCCACCTACACGTACCTGGTGAACGGGATGGCGCCCGTCTCGAACTGGACGGGGCTCTTCCGTCCGGGCGAGCGCGTGCTGCTGCACTTCGTCAACGCCGCGGCGGCCACCTACTTCGACGTGCGCATCCCGGGGCTGCCGATGACGCTCGTTCAGGCGAGCGGCCAGTACGTGCAGCCGGTGGAGACGGACGAGTTCCGCATCGAGATCGCGCAGACGTTCGACGTGATCGTCGAGCCGACGGAGGATCGCGCCTACACCGTGTTCGCCGAGTCCATGGACCGCAGCGGTTACGCGCGCGGCACACTGGCGCCGCGCGAGGGGATGAGCGCCGAGGTACCGCCCCGCCGCCCGCGCCCCGTGCTCACCATGGCCGACATGGGTATGGACCACGACGAAATGGCAGGCATGGACCACAGCCAGATGCCGGGAATGGGGCAGACGCCGCCGACGGCGGACACGGCGCGGAGCGCGGCCGCCCCACGCGACACCAGCGCGATGACCGATCACGCTGGGCACGACATGAATGCCATGGCCAAGGCCGAGACAGTCGACCAAGCGAAGTACGCGATCGCCGGCATCGTGCGGACGAGTGGGCTCCGTTCCCCCGGCACGGTGCCGGGCATGCTCGAACACGAGGCGAACAGGCACGGCCCCGGCAACGCCGCCGTGCCGATGATGGTGCAAAGCCGTCTCTCGGAGCCCGGCCTCGGCCTCGGCGACGACGGGTGGCGCGTGCTCCGGTATACCGACGTGCGCGCGCTGAAGCCGCGTCCGGACTTCCGCGCTCCCGAGCGGGAGATCGAGCTGCACCTGACTGGCAACATGGAGCGTTTCATGTGGTCGATCGACGGCGTCGCGTTCAAGGACAGCGAGCCGATCCGTTTCAAGTACGGCGAGCGACTGCGGTTCACCATGGTAAACGACACCATGATGAACCATCCGATGCACCTGCACGGGATGTGGATGGAGCTGGAGAACGGCCACGGCGAGCTGATCCCGCGCGTGCACACGGTAAACGTGAAGCCTGCCGAGCGTCTCTCCCTGCTGATCACGGCCGATGCGCCGGGGATGTGGGCTTTCCACTGCCACATCCTCTATCACATGGAAGTGGGAATGTTTCGCGTGGTCGAGGTCTCGCAGCCGGGGCAGCCCCGAACCACGGAGCAACACCACCATGAGAGCTGA
- a CDS encoding type II restriction endonuclease produces the protein MSSTVARDDEPTPADAALRTLIARWRDDPGGTYRSWFLWEERLKNFRSIRRGITEVVAEIEIGTFGNAYRGSALETVVHSVAEQRQLFKGADHAWLWKPKLRIPDIYEHPDNQRAFGRFLDTCACCSTEAQVLTAIRRLDERAIKGLGPAAANLLYFLHPTLVPPFNTAIVNGYNALTGARVKLGRWDEYLAMREGVLRLNAQHRDLLSNDLGAIAGLLFDVGSGRYAAPPRGIAAAAAAERAKWEADLARVRDEGAKSARALAIAREGDRTHTEVQGWLRDLGHALGYEVWVAANDRARPCGDGRLSDGCLETLPPAVAGAPGADAIRLIDVLWLERPDTAVADDGRVAAAFEVEHTTSIYSGIVRLLDLALGVPDHAVRGLFLVAPDDREHEVRAQLARPAFSRVADLSVRFLPYGELEAHRHAMGRFGHGLKAVEAVARALTRP, from the coding sequence GTGTCTTCCACCGTCGCCCGCGACGACGAGCCAACACCCGCCGACGCGGCACTTCGTACGCTCATTGCCCGATGGCGGGACGATCCGGGCGGCACCTACCGCTCATGGTTCCTCTGGGAGGAGCGCCTCAAGAACTTCCGCTCCATCCGCCGGGGCATCACCGAGGTGGTGGCGGAGATCGAGATCGGGACGTTCGGCAATGCCTACCGCGGGTCTGCCCTCGAGACAGTCGTACATTCCGTGGCTGAGCAGCGGCAGCTCTTCAAGGGGGCCGATCACGCGTGGCTGTGGAAGCCGAAGCTGCGCATTCCCGACATCTACGAGCACCCCGACAACCAGCGCGCCTTCGGCCGCTTCCTCGACACCTGCGCCTGTTGCTCCACGGAGGCGCAGGTCCTGACCGCCATTCGGCGGCTCGACGAGCGCGCGATCAAGGGGCTGGGCCCCGCCGCGGCGAACCTGCTCTATTTCCTGCACCCGACGCTCGTCCCGCCGTTCAACACGGCGATCGTGAACGGGTACAACGCCCTCACCGGCGCCCGGGTAAAGCTCGGCCGCTGGGACGAGTACCTGGCGATGCGCGAGGGCGTCCTCCGGCTGAACGCTCAACATCGCGACCTGTTATCCAACGACCTGGGCGCCATCGCCGGGCTCCTGTTCGATGTTGGGAGCGGCCGGTACGCCGCGCCGCCGCGCGGCATCGCCGCGGCGGCGGCGGCGGAGCGAGCTAAGTGGGAAGCGGACCTCGCGCGCGTTCGCGACGAAGGGGCGAAGTCGGCGAGGGCGCTCGCCATCGCCCGCGAGGGTGATCGTACACACACCGAGGTGCAGGGGTGGCTTCGAGATCTCGGACACGCGCTCGGCTACGAGGTGTGGGTGGCGGCGAACGATCGGGCCAGACCGTGCGGCGACGGCCGCCTGAGTGACGGGTGTCTCGAGACACTCCCACCGGCCGTGGCAGGCGCGCCGGGCGCGGACGCCATCCGGCTCATCGACGTGCTCTGGCTGGAGCGGCCTGATACTGCAGTCGCCGACGACGGCCGCGTAGCGGCAGCCTTCGAGGTCGAGCACACGACCTCGATCTACTCGGGCATCGTGCGCTTGCTGGACCTCGCGCTCGGTGTCCCCGACCATGCGGTACGCGGGCTCTTTCTCGTCGCGCCGGACGACCGCGAGCACGAGGTCCGCGCGCAGCTCGCCCGGCCGGCCTTCAGCCGCGTCGCCGATCTCTCCGTGCGCTTCCTGCCGTATGGCGAGCTGGAGGCGCACCGGCACGCCATGGGGCGCTTCGGGCACGGGCTGAAGGCGGTCGAGGCGGTCGCGCGAGCGTTGACCCGACCGTAG
- a CDS encoding MFS transporter has translation MLPAPEDRSAHPPLGLRENWRQFALLLLVNAFVGAMVGLERSILPLLGEREFALASKSAALSFIATFGVVKALTNLLAGRLGDRYGRKQVLVAGWLFALPVPLMVIWAPTWGWVVAANVLLGINQGLAWSTAVIMKIDLVGPKQRGLAMGLNEFAGYLAVALSALATGMLASRYGLRPEPFYLGIAFATAGLALSVLLVRDTTAHVHAEAHAQARARAAVSATTPAFRELLARGTWRDPALASARQTGLVNNLNDGLAWGLFPLFFAAAGLSVRQIRVLAFVYPATWGVAQLWTGALSDRVGRKGLIAGGMLLQGVALAAMLLWRGFAPWAASGVALGIGTAMVYPTLLAAIGDVAHPSWRGSAIGVYRLWRDMGYAVGALLAGVVADVFGMGTAIGVVAALTAASGGLVALRMPETLHTRPVPPSLPGRRLP, from the coding sequence ATCCTGCCAGCGCCCGAGGATCGGTCCGCGCACCCGCCACTCGGCCTGCGCGAGAACTGGCGCCAGTTCGCCCTCCTGCTGCTCGTGAACGCCTTCGTCGGCGCGATGGTGGGGCTCGAGCGGAGTATCCTTCCCCTGCTCGGTGAACGCGAGTTCGCCCTCGCCTCGAAGAGCGCGGCACTCTCCTTCATCGCCACCTTCGGCGTCGTGAAGGCGCTGACCAATCTCCTCGCCGGCCGGCTCGGCGACCGCTACGGTCGCAAGCAGGTTCTTGTGGCTGGGTGGCTCTTTGCCCTGCCAGTCCCCCTCATGGTCATCTGGGCGCCGACGTGGGGATGGGTGGTCGCGGCCAACGTGCTGCTCGGCATCAACCAGGGGCTCGCCTGGTCCACGGCGGTGATCATGAAGATCGACCTCGTGGGACCGAAACAGCGCGGCCTGGCGATGGGGCTCAACGAGTTCGCCGGCTACCTGGCGGTCGCGCTGTCGGCGCTCGCCACGGGGATGCTTGCGAGCCGCTACGGCCTGCGCCCCGAGCCGTTCTACCTCGGCATCGCCTTCGCCACGGCGGGGCTCGCCCTCAGCGTGCTCCTCGTTCGCGACACCACAGCCCACGTGCACGCGGAAGCACACGCCCAGGCGCGAGCGCGTGCCGCCGTCTCCGCGACCACGCCGGCCTTCCGAGAGCTCCTCGCGCGCGGCACGTGGCGAGACCCGGCACTCGCCAGCGCCCGTCAGACAGGGCTGGTCAACAACCTGAACGACGGCCTCGCCTGGGGACTTTTCCCGCTGTTCTTTGCCGCCGCCGGACTCTCGGTGCGGCAGATCCGGGTGCTCGCCTTCGTGTATCCCGCCACGTGGGGGGTGGCCCAGCTCTGGACCGGCGCACTCTCCGACCGCGTGGGACGGAAGGGGCTGATTGCGGGAGGGATGCTGCTCCAGGGCGTCGCGCTCGCCGCAATGCTCCTCTGGCGCGGCTTCGCCCCGTGGGCGGCGAGTGGTGTGGCGCTGGGCATCGGTACGGCAATGGTCTACCCGACCTTGCTCGCCGCCATTGGCGATGTCGCGCATCCGTCGTGGCGCGGCTCGGCGATCGGCGTGTATCGCCTGTGGCGCGACATGGGTTACGCCGTCGGTGCACTCCTCGCTGGTGTCGTCGCCGACGTGTTCGGGATGGGCACCGCCATCGGCGTCGTCGCGGCGCTCACTGCGGCGTCGGGTGGGCTGGTGGCGTTGCGCATGCCGGAGACGCTGCATACACGTCCGGTCCCACCCTCCCTACCCGGCCGGAGGCTGCCATGA
- a CDS encoding DNA-binding response regulator, which yields MPRILVIDDDPTVTSVLKRGLAYEGFIVDTAATGAQGLAIARDHAPDLVILDVMLPGLDGFQVLERLRNADAELPVMMLTARDAPADEVRGLRQGADDYVIKPFTLEVLAARVKALLRRREQDAPEVLRFADLSLDTGTRRALRTVRDIELTATEYEVLRQFLLHPRRVLPKHFLMDRVWGYDMEGSSNVLEVYVKQLRQKLEAGGEPRLIHTFRGAGYVLRET from the coding sequence ATGCCACGCATCCTCGTGATCGACGACGACCCGACCGTGACCAGCGTGCTGAAGCGCGGGCTGGCCTACGAGGGATTCATCGTGGACACGGCTGCTACCGGCGCGCAGGGGCTCGCCATCGCTCGCGATCACGCACCCGACCTCGTGATCCTCGACGTCATGTTGCCGGGGCTCGACGGCTTCCAGGTACTCGAGCGCCTGCGGAACGCCGACGCGGAACTGCCCGTCATGATGCTCACGGCGCGCGACGCACCGGCCGACGAGGTGCGCGGCCTGCGTCAGGGCGCCGACGACTATGTCATCAAGCCATTCACTCTCGAGGTGCTCGCGGCGCGCGTCAAGGCGCTGCTCCGCCGCCGCGAGCAAGACGCCCCGGAGGTGCTACGCTTCGCCGACCTGAGCCTCGACACCGGCACGCGTCGCGCGTTACGGACTGTGCGCGACATCGAGCTCACGGCCACGGAATACGAGGTGCTGCGGCAGTTCCTGCTCCACCCACGTCGCGTCCTGCCCAAGCACTTCCTCATGGACCGCGTGTGGGGCTACGACATGGAGGGAAGCTCGAACGTGCTGGAGGTCTACGTCAAGCAGCTCCGGCAGAAGCTCGAGGCGGGCGGCGAACCGCGACTCATCCACACATTCCGCGGCGCGGGGTACGTGCTACGCGAGACGTGA
- a CDS encoding glyceraldehyde-3-phosphate dehydrogenase yields MNGYGVIGKRIADAVALQDDMELVGVADVVSDYRIRVAVERDYPIYAAADEARAGMEAAGIPVAGSLDDLLGQVDVVLDCTPKKIGAQNRPRYQAAGVKSIWQGGEKHEVAGYSFVAQVNYEGALGRDSARVVSCNTTALSRVLFALHRHGWVKRARAVLLRRGTDPWESHLNGMINTVIPETKVPSHQGPDARTVIPDLDITTMAGAGPYNLSHIHFAMVETTRPVSLDELRDALWDAPRIAFVRSGDGLVALNSVVELMRDLGRPRGDMWEVGVWEDALAVDDREVYLTFQVHNESIVVPETIDCIRALTGIEHDGSASIAKTDATLGVTKAFLPRTTQPVAHVTGADVAHPELAVVRERRAAFMDVGFKGAEEPTDPEPTPEQMGGTGRSATTNRPAGPAGTPEGKA; encoded by the coding sequence GTGAACGGCTACGGCGTGATCGGCAAGCGCATCGCGGACGCGGTCGCGCTGCAGGACGACATGGAGCTGGTCGGCGTGGCCGACGTCGTTTCGGACTACCGCATCCGCGTCGCCGTCGAGCGCGACTACCCGATCTACGCGGCTGCCGATGAGGCGCGGGCCGGCATGGAGGCGGCGGGCATCCCCGTCGCCGGCTCCCTCGACGACCTGCTCGGGCAGGTGGACGTGGTGCTGGACTGCACGCCGAAGAAGATCGGCGCGCAGAACCGCCCCCGCTACCAGGCCGCCGGCGTGAAGTCCATCTGGCAGGGCGGCGAGAAGCACGAGGTGGCCGGCTACTCCTTCGTGGCGCAGGTGAACTACGAGGGCGCTCTCGGCCGCGACTCGGCGCGCGTGGTGTCGTGCAACACGACCGCGCTGAGTCGCGTGCTGTTCGCGCTGCACCGTCACGGCTGGGTGAAGCGCGCCCGCGCCGTGTTGCTCCGCCGCGGCACCGACCCGTGGGAGTCGCACCTGAACGGGATGATCAACACCGTCATCCCCGAGACGAAGGTCCCAAGCCACCAGGGTCCCGACGCCCGGACGGTGATCCCCGATCTCGACATCACGACCATGGCCGGGGCTGGGCCATACAACCTGAGCCACATCCATTTCGCCATGGTGGAGACGACGCGGCCGGTGAGCCTCGACGAGCTGCGTGACGCGCTCTGGGACGCGCCGCGCATCGCCTTCGTGCGCAGCGGCGACGGACTGGTGGCGCTCAACAGCGTGGTCGAGTTGATGCGCGACCTCGGCCGCCCACGCGGCGACATGTGGGAGGTGGGCGTCTGGGAGGACGCGCTCGCGGTCGACGACCGCGAGGTCTATCTCACCTTCCAGGTGCACAACGAGTCGATCGTCGTGCCGGAGACCATCGACTGCATCCGTGCGCTCACCGGCATCGAGCACGACGGCTCGGCATCCATCGCCAAGACGGATGCGACGCTTGGTGTGACGAAGGCGTTCCTGCCGCGCACCACGCAGCCCGTGGCGCACGTCACGGGCGCGGACGTAGCGCACCCCGAGCTGGCGGTCGTGCGCGAGCGGCGCGCGGCGTTCATGGATGTCGGGTTCAAGGGCGCTGAGGAGCCGACTGATCCGGAGCCGACACCCGAGCAGATGGGGGGCACGGGGCGGAGCGCCACGACGAACCGGCCCGCAGGGCCCGCAGGAACACCCGAGGGCAAGGCGTGA